A stretch of Verrucomicrobiota bacterium DNA encodes these proteins:
- a CDS encoding CsgG/HfaB family protein, producing the protein MKKHALLQLSLAAVAGMVCFTFSGCFTTSDNRPVTPGAIPFKKGCEVPPVVAVMEFENQGGGNSQWNLGSSMADMLVTRLMDTKKVVVLERQNIRDILGELALQKQGVSRQEGRVAGGRLKNAKYLIRGAITDFSGGEGLSGGVGVSSYKIFGGGSRSQVGLHMRIYDVETGEIIGSAKGQGHSASGSAGAAGQYKNIKFGGEAFMRTPLGKATERAMTEAIEELFKVLPVDYWHPLVAESDQGAVIVNGGENVSLKPGDQFLVREKPRFVTDPATGNVIDTITGNQTGRIRVEKVGKLSATAKLVEGTAVRGQLLELMK; encoded by the coding sequence ATGAAAAAACATGCTTTGCTTCAGCTTTCCCTGGCCGCAGTGGCCGGAATGGTTTGTTTTACGTTCTCCGGATGCTTTACCACCAGTGACAACCGGCCAGTAACCCCCGGTGCCATCCCGTTCAAGAAAGGCTGCGAAGTTCCTCCGGTGGTCGCCGTGATGGAGTTTGAAAACCAAGGCGGCGGCAACTCCCAATGGAACCTGGGCAGCAGCATGGCGGACATGCTGGTCACCCGCCTGATGGATACGAAAAAAGTGGTGGTGTTGGAACGCCAAAACATCCGTGACATTCTGGGCGAGCTGGCGTTGCAGAAACAGGGGGTCTCCCGGCAGGAGGGCCGCGTGGCCGGTGGTCGCTTGAAAAACGCCAAATATCTGATTCGCGGGGCGATCACGGATTTTTCCGGGGGTGAAGGTCTGTCGGGCGGAGTCGGTGTTTCCTCGTACAAAATCTTTGGGGGTGGCAGCCGGTCCCAGGTGGGGCTGCACATGCGCATTTACGACGTGGAAACCGGTGAAATCATCGGCTCGGCCAAAGGGCAAGGGCACTCCGCTTCCGGTAGCGCCGGGGCGGCGGGGCAATATAAAAACATCAAGTTTGGCGGGGAAGCGTTCATGCGCACCCCGTTGGGCAAGGCCACGGAACGGGCGATGACCGAGGCGATTGAGGAGCTGTTCAAGGTGCTGCCCGTGGACTATTGGCATCCCTTGGTGGCCGAGTCTGATCAAGGCGCGGTGATTGTCAATGGCGGCGAGAATGTGAGCCTGAAACCGGGTGATCAATTCCTTGTGCGTGAGAAACCGCGCTTCGTCACGGATCCCGCCACCGGCAATGTCATTGACACCATTACCGGCAACCAGACCGGACGGATTCGAGTGGAGAAAGTGGGCAAGTTGTCCGCCACGGCAAAATTAGTGGAAGGCACCGCCGTGCGTGGGCAATTGCTCGAATTGATGAAATGA
- a CDS encoding MFS transporter codes for MKQVSNLFRTADGRNHAVTFMLICTLFLLWGFCNGLIDTLNKHFQNSLSVSKTQSALVQMANYMGYFLMAIPSGLLARRFGYKGGIMIGLVLIATGAFWFIPAVHIGTYWAFLTGLFILATGLTCLETIANPYTTVLGPPEAGATRINLAQSCNGIGWIIGPIIGGFFLFSGSGEVNRSNENLYKPYLMVGIIVTILIVIFAFSNVPDLQAEDEAKAEGGNGGGATSGKPLFKRWHFTMAVVAQFLYVAAQTGIFSFFINYVVSDTPTLSQVAAAKMPAKMTYSAAMFAPEDIKDAKGLYARLRQDADAKTQPVSQFLWGKFATNTQALAVAVEADQKTLVRKQVSALETEFNRILQTNTLYEAQRFAGVTLAEETKKLIAQNPQGETLARLNRRLLEDTYPASLIVRNPYLNASLFRISEQGATLLLSVGGFGLFLLGRFTGSGVLRFCKAHSTLAVYCVLSAAAMVLVIMPWGWLSLAGLFMSFFFMSIMFPTIFALGIRGLGEHTKLASSLIVMAIVGGAIMPLWMGWLADTYSMRVGFLMPMICFIGVAVYAAFWPKLEMADTGHAVTD; via the coding sequence ATGAAGCAAGTATCAAATCTGTTCCGCACGGCGGATGGGAGGAATCACGCCGTTACATTCATGCTTATCTGCACGTTGTTTCTCCTGTGGGGATTTTGCAACGGACTGATCGACACGTTGAATAAACATTTTCAAAATTCGCTCAGCGTCAGCAAGACGCAATCGGCACTGGTGCAGATGGCGAATTACATGGGTTATTTTCTGATGGCCATCCCCTCCGGCCTGCTGGCCCGGCGCTTCGGCTACAAGGGCGGCATCATGATCGGCCTGGTGCTGATCGCCACCGGGGCCTTTTGGTTCATCCCGGCGGTTCATATTGGCACCTATTGGGCATTTCTGACCGGCTTGTTTATCTTGGCGACGGGGCTGACCTGCCTGGAAACAATCGCGAATCCGTACACGACCGTACTTGGCCCGCCCGAAGCCGGCGCCACGCGCATCAACCTGGCGCAAAGCTGTAACGGCATCGGCTGGATTATCGGTCCCATCATCGGCGGCTTTTTCCTGTTCTCGGGCTCGGGCGAAGTGAATCGCAGCAACGAGAATCTCTACAAGCCCTACCTCATGGTGGGCATCATCGTTACGATTCTGATTGTGATTTTCGCATTTTCCAATGTGCCGGATTTGCAGGCGGAAGACGAAGCGAAAGCGGAAGGCGGCAATGGCGGTGGCGCCACCTCCGGCAAGCCGCTCTTCAAGCGCTGGCATTTCACCATGGCGGTGGTGGCCCAATTCCTGTACGTTGCGGCGCAGACGGGTATTTTTAGCTTTTTCATCAATTACGTCGTCAGTGACACCCCCACCCTCAGTCAGGTGGCCGCCGCCAAAATGCCCGCCAAAATGACCTATTCGGCGGCGATGTTCGCGCCGGAAGACATCAAGGACGCCAAAGGGTTATATGCCCGGCTAAGGCAGGATGCGGATGCCAAGACCCAGCCGGTTTCCCAATTCTTGTGGGGTAAATTTGCGACCAATACCCAAGCGCTGGCGGTGGCGGTGGAAGCCGACCAGAAAACGTTGGTGCGCAAACAGGTGTCGGCCCTGGAAACCGAGTTCAACCGGATACTGCAAACCAACACGCTCTATGAAGCCCAACGCTTTGCGGGCGTAACCTTGGCGGAGGAAACCAAAAAACTCATCGCGCAGAATCCCCAGGGTGAAACCTTGGCGCGCCTCAATCGTCGTCTGCTGGAAGACACTTATCCCGCCAGCCTGATTGTCCGCAACCCGTACCTGAACGCCTCCTTGTTCCGCATTTCCGAGCAGGGGGCCACCTTGCTGCTTTCGGTTGGCGGGTTCGGCCTGTTTTTGCTGGGCCGGTTTACGGGCAGCGGCGTGCTGCGTTTCTGCAAGGCGCATTCCACCCTGGCCGTCTATTGTGTGCTGAGCGCCGCCGCCATGGTGCTGGTGATAATGCCGTGGGGTTGGCTTTCCCTCGCGGGCCTCTTCATGAGTTTCTTCTTCATGTCCATCATGTTCCCGACCATCTTTGCGCTGGGCATCCGGGGTTTGGGCGAGCATACCAAGCTGGCCTCTTCGCTGATCGTCATGGCGATTGTCGGCGGAGCCATCATGCCCTTGTGGATGGGCTGGCTGGCGGACACGTACTCGATGCGCGTCGGGTTCCTGATGCCCATGATTTGCTTCATCGGGGTCGCCGTTTATGCCGCTTTCTGGCCCAAGCTGGAAATGGCGGACACCGGGCACGCCGTGACGGATTAG
- a CDS encoding class I SAM-dependent methyltransferase, with amino-acid sequence MKHKLDAVVSSPSTPQGATRGDTGKNGAHPSVEEADIVRARAKITRHYFTKIPSRILRRLSHSLAAGLSALAAALPKRKRTLSQVLEKYDQLAGEYIKSREASLAQPHEIVACLDGVPAKIGSDKYLAGFDSLIAENVFRLDPKAASYLELGVGEYTSAVGGWKRSGNSPPGRFVGMDLSWSRLQVGERYARSQGLPIELSVLGNIFQLPFLDNSFDVVYTVHCLEQSPFNTVQALREMYRVAGSYLILIEPDYELGDRIQKRRLILQDYVRDIPQAIATLGLNLRKHELCRFGSHMNCPAIYIIQKEPAHSGRMAAEFLGCPQDHGALVKAHGQWFNPRLKLVYPMIGGIACLQVENAIRASRFLDEL; translated from the coding sequence ATGAAGCATAAGCTAGACGCGGTAGTGTCTTCCCCCAGTACGCCGCAAGGCGCTACGAGGGGCGATACCGGCAAAAACGGTGCGCATCCGTCCGTGGAAGAGGCGGATATTGTGCGCGCACGGGCCAAGATAACGCGCCACTACTTCACCAAAATTCCGAGCCGAATTTTAAGAAGGTTATCACACTCGCTGGCGGCGGGATTATCCGCCCTGGCCGCAGCTTTGCCAAAGCGCAAACGCACGCTCAGCCAAGTCCTCGAAAAATATGATCAACTGGCGGGGGAATACATCAAAAGCCGGGAAGCTTCGCTCGCCCAACCCCACGAGATCGTTGCCTGCCTTGACGGCGTGCCGGCGAAGATTGGCTCAGATAAATACCTTGCCGGGTTTGACAGCCTTATCGCCGAAAATGTTTTCCGCCTCGATCCGAAAGCCGCCTCGTATTTGGAACTCGGGGTGGGCGAATATACTTCGGCAGTAGGCGGGTGGAAACGCTCGGGGAATTCCCCGCCCGGCCGGTTCGTCGGGATGGATCTGTCATGGTCCCGCCTGCAGGTTGGCGAGCGCTACGCTCGCTCGCAGGGGCTTCCGATCGAACTGTCCGTGCTTGGCAACATCTTCCAACTGCCGTTTCTGGACAACTCGTTTGATGTGGTCTATACGGTTCATTGCCTGGAGCAATCGCCATTTAATACGGTCCAGGCATTGCGGGAAATGTATCGGGTGGCCGGTTCGTATTTGATCCTGATCGAGCCCGATTACGAGCTGGGAGATCGCATTCAAAAGCGCCGGCTCATCCTGCAAGATTACGTGCGCGATATTCCCCAGGCCATCGCAACGCTCGGCCTTAATTTGCGGAAGCATGAGCTATGCCGCTTCGGTTCGCACATGAACTGCCCGGCGATTTATATCATTCAAAAAGAGCCCGCTCACTCCGGCCGGATGGCAGCCGAATTTCTTGGCTGTCCCCAAGACCACGGGGCGTTGGTGAAGGCACATGGCCAGTGGTTCAATCCGCGTCTGAAGCTGGTGTATCCCATGATCGGGGGCATCGCCTGTCTTCAAGTTGAGAATGCCATCCGCGCTTCACGTTTTCTGGATGAGCTATGA
- a CDS encoding glycosyl hydrolase family 28-related protein, whose product MKNNFILPALFLLAMLFCGQTQAQEKTPESNNLLVANVREFGAKGDGKTDDTAAIEKAWRTVCKGQKPGYRGKGPSPRGYAAVNEPALYFPPGVYVYKGKGLECPDAQVWHIKGDGPNQARIELSGEVYFLTCGRVESTIFEGLSLVGGKGAFRSIWTKNMVGGRHIFRDCYFIDYSECAIGNNADDSPYLSVEDCIFYGRAKSPSIGIAWGGYFDDSQITRCAFEQNKYHLKLGDRLSGSLQVGPRNSFISFGGTKKEADIWLVPNSDAKSWGVNSGQGILISDNKFGNENRDTDKPRILIALEDKASGSDRLARQHSTTVVPGQGSYVTGVKLRDNLLSGSGGEQRGIVYSYIAQAGISFDHNYHYGTPYPYLIEFDPGIKRLQDHTPGNTSYVYSQERDNKQWGPLGPAVSNLPGYAIPFDPDLFLAGSPEAPAVWQRGDDPGYQPIASLTGRDMLASGAGQLKAVADAHGGETAAEFTAAAKNAGLTVRLDDTKQLQEGRVGFIEVELKRSDAAPLDTVYLWLVHNYGQSNERVSARTVRLQANWQRITLPFVIRNLDGGRFHLVLLAEQFQKGEQERFVCGNVRVYHATAPHSGVREGLRSIGDQDAAIMLGRDPEQIHFAAALTADRTLTFATPHASIQPLPGTRFHLSRSGTGPGILKVVGIATLTGGEWCEVTHDGTAYRLTAKGSLK is encoded by the coding sequence ATGAAGAATAATTTCATCCTGCCTGCGCTGTTTCTGCTTGCCATGCTGTTCTGTGGGCAAACTCAGGCCCAGGAAAAGACGCCAGAGTCGAACAACCTGTTGGTGGCCAATGTGCGCGAGTTCGGGGCCAAAGGGGACGGCAAAACCGACGACACTGCGGCCATCGAGAAAGCCTGGCGCACCGTGTGCAAGGGGCAGAAGCCGGGGTACCGTGGCAAGGGGCCGTCACCGCGCGGGTATGCGGCCGTGAACGAACCGGCACTCTACTTCCCGCCGGGTGTGTACGTTTACAAGGGCAAGGGACTGGAATGCCCCGACGCGCAGGTGTGGCACATCAAAGGCGACGGGCCAAACCAGGCACGGATTGAGCTTTCCGGCGAGGTGTACTTCCTCACCTGTGGCCGGGTTGAGTCCACCATCTTCGAGGGGCTCTCGTTGGTCGGTGGGAAAGGGGCCTTTCGCAGCATCTGGACGAAGAACATGGTCGGCGGGCGCCACATCTTCCGCGACTGCTACTTCATTGACTACTCCGAGTGCGCGATCGGCAACAACGCCGATGACTCGCCCTATCTTTCCGTCGAGGACTGCATCTTCTACGGGCGAGCCAAGTCGCCATCCATCGGCATTGCTTGGGGAGGATACTTCGACGACAGCCAGATTACGCGCTGCGCCTTCGAGCAGAACAAGTATCACCTCAAGCTGGGCGACCGCCTCAGCGGCAGCCTTCAGGTTGGCCCCCGTAACAGTTTCATCTCTTTCGGTGGCACGAAGAAGGAAGCCGACATCTGGCTGGTGCCCAACAGCGATGCGAAAAGCTGGGGCGTGAACAGCGGGCAGGGCATTCTCATCAGCGACAATAAGTTCGGCAACGAGAACCGTGACACCGACAAGCCGCGGATCCTCATCGCGCTTGAGGACAAGGCCAGCGGCAGCGACCGGCTCGCGCGCCAGCACAGCACGACGGTCGTTCCTGGGCAGGGCAGCTACGTCACCGGCGTGAAGCTCCGCGACAATCTGCTTTCGGGATCGGGTGGCGAGCAACGCGGCATCGTGTACTCGTACATCGCCCAGGCCGGGATCAGCTTCGACCACAACTACCACTACGGCACACCGTACCCGTACCTGATCGAATTCGATCCTGGCATCAAGCGGCTGCAGGATCACACACCCGGCAACACGAGCTACGTTTACTCGCAGGAACGCGACAACAAGCAGTGGGGACCTCTCGGGCCGGCGGTCTCCAATCTTCCCGGCTACGCGATCCCGTTCGATCCCGACCTCTTCCTCGCTGGCAGCCCCGAGGCACCGGCGGTGTGGCAGCGTGGCGACGACCCTGGCTACCAGCCCATCGCCTCGCTCACCGGGAGGGACATGCTGGCCAGCGGCGCGGGGCAGCTCAAGGCCGTGGCCGACGCGCACGGCGGCGAGACTGCGGCGGAGTTTACCGCCGCCGCTAAAAACGCCGGCCTGACGGTGCGGCTGGATGACACGAAGCAGCTCCAGGAGGGGCGGGTGGGGTTCATCGAGGTCGAGTTGAAACGGTCGGACGCCGCGCCGTTGGACACCGTGTACCTGTGGCTGGTGCATAACTACGGGCAGTCCAATGAACGGGTCTCGGCGAGGACGGTTCGCCTGCAGGCCAACTGGCAGCGCATCACCCTCCCCTTCGTGATCCGCAACCTCGACGGAGGGAGGTTCCACTTGGTTCTGCTCGCCGAACAGTTCCAGAAGGGCGAGCAGGAACGTTTCGTCTGCGGGAACGTCCGCGTGTATCATGCCACCGCACCGCATTCCGGGGTACGCGAGGGCTTGCGGAGCATTGGCGACCAGGACGCCGCGATCATGCTGGGCCGAGATCCCGAGCAGATCCATTTCGCTGCCGCACTGACCGCCGACCGCACCCTCACCTTCGCCACGCCGCATGCTTCGATCCAGCCCTTGCCCGGAACGCGGTTTCACCTCTCGCGTTCTGGAACCGGCCCTGGCATCCTGAAGGTCGTGGGCATCGCCACCCTCACCGGGGGTGAGTGGTGCGAGGTGACGCACGATGGCACCGCCTACCGATTGACAGCCAAGGGAAGCCTGAAATAA
- a CDS encoding rhodanese-like domain-containing protein, whose product MKKLILLLATAMLAVAAYAGEFANISITDLKSAIAAKQVVVLDANGSESWHAGHIPGAIDYQGNKQRLATLLPSDKGALIVAYCGGPRCRAYQAAAQAAVELGYTNVKHLSAGISGWKQASEKVDTAP is encoded by the coding sequence ATGAAAAAACTGATCCTCCTCCTGGCCACCGCGATGCTTGCGGTGGCGGCTTATGCGGGCGAGTTTGCCAACATCTCCATCACGGACCTCAAATCGGCCATTGCGGCCAAGCAAGTCGTTGTGCTGGACGCAAACGGCAGCGAATCGTGGCACGCCGGGCACATTCCTGGAGCCATCGATTACCAGGGCAACAAACAGCGTTTGGCCACGCTGCTACCCTCGGATAAAGGGGCGCTGATTGTGGCGTATTGCGGCGGGCCGCGCTGCCGGGCTTACCAGGCGGCCGCCCAAGCAGCGGTGGAATTGGGCTACACGAACGTCAAGCACTTGTCCGCCGGCATTTCCGGCTGGAAACAGGCCAGCGAAAAGGTGGATACCGCCCCTTGA
- a CDS encoding Ig-like domain-containing protein: MRLTNTTFFCAAVLSLATLAGSAQTTFTKVADYGTPIPGGTGNFLSLSSPLFDGTTVVFESIVDPVFSGAAKPGIYRWSGGTLKRVADGTTTVPGSSVLFTNFAYGFASYVGNGIVTFKGESSVGVGYYQHNGTSLSRVFDSSTVSAVPGGTGAFATLYAPVVQGNVVSFIGQDAAGWRGIFQYSNGTLRALVPPGAAYPGGTGKILTSSDLGFADNLVAFWASDSTNFNRNAIFAVTGGSLIKAVEAGITTVPGKSEKFTGLDSPPIVFDGKIIFQGQSSSGAGIFSVNPDGTGLTKLVDSKTAIPGLTGTISYLSLIGYDGTNLVFQVTVQSNNNYYQGFYSLRGGTIKKIVDNKSMVDGKPVSYLSAYGRVYGADQIAFQVAFTNGTTGIYIAKGGTTGGGGGTTDTSRPSISIGTPKATRTILTNGFLLVSGTATDNVGVEQVYCRLNGGPWYSAVSTNNRDWSYGFIATAGSNTVSAYAVDAQGNVSLTNSVTMFDIASGSLTLITNGIGGIVRVGFTGNQLEVGKQYSVTAVPGPGQVFSNWSGGLASTTASLSFLMQSNLSLTANFVPNPFLANIGNYAGIFSPKGAVYATNAGYVSISLTDKGAFTGKLILDGSAIPLSGMFSVSGATMVQARQGTKLLLVSLRLVGSSQMISGQVYGDGWSAYLGAVHLLPAASNTFAGTYTMIVAENSLTKGVGSSSPTAFSPLTLSVTTAGTATLKGFLADGIPVSILSAVTANGSVPYYASLYGNKGILVGWLQLNGPQAGSAYWTKPESLNDKFYPAGFNEIRPVTVAKYLTPTLGHSPVTWTNGVLVVGQGNLAAPLTNTLTVVNNQLRAGNGALSNLVLTVSARDGQVTGNFKLPGAKVVTQFKSVLIQGANTTGAGFFLGTNQSGFVWISQ, encoded by the coding sequence ATGAGACTAACGAATACTACGTTCTTTTGTGCGGCTGTCTTGAGCCTTGCCACCTTGGCAGGCTCAGCCCAAACCACGTTCACCAAGGTTGCCGATTATGGCACCCCTATCCCCGGGGGCACGGGTAACTTCCTCAGTTTGAGTAGTCCGCTCTTTGACGGAACCACTGTGGTGTTTGAGAGCATCGTGGATCCTGTCTTTAGCGGGGCGGCGAAACCCGGTATCTACCGGTGGTCCGGGGGCACCCTGAAACGCGTGGCAGATGGCACCACCACTGTACCCGGAAGCAGTGTGCTGTTTACCAATTTTGCATATGGTTTCGCCAGTTATGTGGGCAATGGGATCGTGACTTTCAAGGGCGAGAGCAGCGTGGGCGTCGGGTATTATCAACATAACGGCACCAGCCTGTCTCGGGTCTTCGATTCCAGCACGGTATCGGCGGTACCCGGTGGCACCGGGGCCTTTGCCACCTTGTACGCGCCGGTGGTTCAAGGCAATGTGGTATCCTTCATTGGTCAGGATGCCGCCGGATGGCGCGGAATCTTCCAATATAGTAATGGCACCCTTCGGGCGCTGGTACCGCCGGGAGCTGCTTATCCGGGGGGAACGGGAAAAATTTTAACCAGCAGCGACTTGGGATTTGCGGATAACCTTGTGGCGTTTTGGGCCAGTGATTCAACGAATTTCAACCGGAATGCCATTTTCGCGGTAACCGGAGGTTCCTTGATTAAAGCGGTGGAAGCTGGGATAACCACGGTGCCTGGAAAGTCTGAAAAGTTTACCGGTTTGGATAGCCCGCCTATTGTATTCGACGGAAAAATCATATTCCAAGGCCAATCCAGCAGTGGGGCCGGAATATTTTCGGTTAATCCTGACGGCACCGGCCTCACGAAACTGGTGGATTCTAAAACCGCCATACCAGGCCTGACGGGAACCATTTCATACCTCAGTTTGATCGGATACGATGGCACCAACCTGGTGTTCCAGGTGACAGTTCAGTCTAACAATAACTATTATCAAGGTTTTTATTCCCTACGGGGCGGCACCATTAAAAAAATCGTTGATAATAAATCGATGGTGGATGGAAAACCCGTCAGTTACCTCAGTGCCTATGGTCGGGTTTATGGTGCGGATCAAATCGCGTTTCAAGTCGCATTCACCAATGGCACAACCGGCATTTATATCGCCAAGGGTGGCACCACCGGCGGTGGTGGTGGTACCACCGACACCTCCCGTCCCAGCATCTCCATCGGAACCCCCAAGGCGACACGTACTATCTTGACCAATGGGTTCCTGCTGGTTTCCGGCACCGCCACTGACAACGTCGGGGTGGAGCAGGTCTATTGCCGGTTGAACGGCGGCCCTTGGTATTCCGCCGTCAGCACCAACAATCGTGACTGGTCTTATGGTTTCATTGCCACCGCTGGCAGCAACACTGTGAGCGCCTATGCGGTGGATGCCCAAGGAAACGTCTCCCTGACCAACAGCGTCACCATGTTTGACATTGCCTCGGGTTCACTAACCTTAATCACGAACGGGATCGGTGGCATCGTGCGCGTGGGCTTTACCGGTAATCAATTGGAGGTGGGCAAACAATATTCCGTGACCGCCGTACCCGGTCCGGGACAGGTCTTTTCCAACTGGTCCGGTGGCCTAGCCAGCACCACGGCATCGTTGAGTTTTCTCATGCAAAGCAACCTTTCTTTGACGGCCAACTTTGTGCCGAATCCATTTCTGGCAAATATCGGGAATTATGCCGGCATTTTTTCGCCGAAAGGCGCGGTGTATGCCACCAATGCCGGTTATGTTTCCATCTCCCTGACGGATAAAGGTGCGTTCACCGGCAAATTAATTCTCGACGGCAGCGCCATTCCCCTGAGCGGTATGTTCAGCGTGTCGGGAGCCACCATGGTGCAGGCACGTCAAGGCACCAAATTACTACTGGTCAGTTTGCGCTTGGTTGGATCCAGCCAGATGATTTCGGGTCAAGTGTATGGAGATGGCTGGTCTGCTTATCTCGGGGCAGTTCATTTGTTGCCCGCTGCGAGCAACACCTTTGCTGGTACCTACACAATGATAGTCGCCGAGAACAGCCTGACAAAAGGCGTGGGCAGTAGCAGTCCAACAGCCTTTAGTCCCCTCACGCTGTCGGTGACCACTGCTGGGACAGCCACCTTGAAAGGCTTTCTCGCAGATGGCATACCAGTGAGCATCCTCTCCGCGGTGACGGCCAACGGCTCAGTACCCTATTATGCATCGCTATACGGCAACAAGGGCATCCTGGTCGGTTGGTTGCAACTCAACGGCCCGCAGGCCGGTTCGGCTTATTGGACCAAGCCCGAGTCACTTAACGATAAATTCTATCCTGCGGGCTTTAACGAAATACGTCCCGTGACCGTAGCCAAATATTTAACTCCGACGCTCGGGCACAGCCCGGTGACATGGACCAACGGCGTGCTGGTCGTTGGCCAAGGAAACCTGGCCGCGCCATTGACCAACACCTTGACGGTGGTGAATAACCAGTTGCGGGCGGGTAACGGTGCCTTGAGCAATCTGGTGCTGACCGTCTCCGCACGGGACGGCCAAGTTACCGGGAACTTCAAGCTTCCGGGCGCAAAAGTTGTCACTCAGTTTAAGAGCGTCCTGATCCAAGGTGCCAACACCACAGGCGCAGGCTTTTTCCTAGGCACCAACCAATCCGGATTTGTGTGGATTAGCCAGTAA
- a CDS encoding AAA family ATPase, with amino-acid sequence MYLEYYGLKEPPFDITPNPRFLFYSAKHREAFNHLLYGIHERKGFVQLTGEVGAGKTTLCRALMEKLGDHYATALILNPVLDANHLIKAIAMEFGLEVKRRDKLETLSLINQFLLEMVHKDKDCVLIIDEAQNLTNDLLEQIRLLSNLETDDRKLLQIVLMGQPELRDRLNDYSLRQLRQRITVRYHLKPLTRPEINQYIQHRLHVSGGNGQPYFTPGALWRIRRYSQGIPRLVNAVCDKCLLAGYVKQSDRIDYFMVGLAIRELEGNLG; translated from the coding sequence GTGTATTTGGAGTACTATGGGTTGAAAGAGCCGCCGTTCGACATCACGCCGAACCCCCGGTTCCTGTTCTACAGCGCCAAGCACCGCGAGGCGTTCAATCATTTATTGTACGGTATTCACGAGCGCAAGGGGTTCGTGCAGTTGACCGGTGAAGTCGGCGCGGGCAAGACCACCCTTTGCCGCGCCCTGATGGAAAAGTTGGGCGACCATTACGCCACCGCGCTGATCCTCAACCCGGTGTTGGATGCCAACCACCTCATCAAGGCCATTGCCATGGAATTCGGCCTGGAAGTCAAACGCAGGGACAAACTCGAAACGCTCTCGCTGATCAACCAGTTCCTGCTGGAGATGGTGCATAAAGACAAGGATTGCGTGCTGATCATTGACGAGGCGCAAAACCTGACGAACGATTTGCTGGAACAAATCCGGCTGCTTTCCAACCTGGAAACCGATGACCGCAAACTGCTCCAGATTGTGCTGATGGGCCAGCCGGAGTTGCGGGATCGCCTGAATGATTACTCGCTGCGCCAGCTCCGGCAGCGCATCACCGTGCGTTACCATCTCAAGCCGCTGACCCGCCCCGAAATCAACCAGTACATCCAGCATCGGCTGCATGTCTCGGGTGGCAACGGGCAACCGTATTTTACTCCCGGCGCGCTCTGGCGCATCCGCCGCTACAGCCAGGGCATTCCGCGCCTGGTCAACGCCGTGTGCGATAAATGCCTGCTGGCCGGATACGTCAAGCAAAGCGACCGCATTGATTATTTCATGGTGGGCCTGGCCATTCGGGAATTGGAAGGAAACCTGGGTTAA
- a CDS encoding metallophosphoesterase: protein MQSLNRRDWLTRAGAGALWLAGQWPGRLRAEDSNRSGKARFIVVNDTHYIDEECGRWLNRAVDLMKKEEPDFILHAGDLTEHGKREHLAAMRELLRSSGKPFYVVPGNHDYLTQSSAADYDALYERQRNYSFESNGWQFVALDTTEGKLYEKTSVQPETMQWLRDALPKLDKKLPTVVCTHFPLGVEVRYRPKNADEVLEQFKPFNLQAIFCGHFHGFTERKFGAAPIYTNRCCSLKRGNHDRTSEKGFFICTAAEGKVSTRFIEVAANKRLSG, encoded by the coding sequence ATGCAAAGTTTGAATCGTCGTGATTGGCTGACTCGGGCCGGCGCTGGAGCCTTATGGTTGGCCGGGCAATGGCCGGGAAGATTGCGCGCGGAAGATTCCAATCGCTCCGGCAAGGCCCGTTTCATCGTGGTGAACGATACGCATTACATTGACGAAGAGTGCGGCAGATGGCTGAACCGGGCGGTGGATTTGATGAAAAAGGAAGAACCTGACTTCATTCTGCATGCCGGGGATCTCACCGAGCACGGCAAGCGGGAACACCTGGCCGCCATGCGCGAACTGTTGCGCAGTTCTGGAAAACCGTTTTACGTGGTGCCGGGCAACCACGATTACCTGACGCAAAGCAGCGCCGCTGATTACGATGCGCTGTACGAGCGGCAGCGAAATTATTCGTTTGAAAGCAATGGCTGGCAATTTGTCGCACTGGATACCACCGAAGGCAAACTTTACGAAAAAACCTCCGTTCAACCCGAGACGATGCAGTGGTTGCGGGATGCATTGCCCAAGCTGGATAAAAAATTACCCACTGTGGTGTGCACTCATTTTCCGTTGGGAGTGGAAGTGCGGTATCGTCCGAAAAATGCGGATGAAGTGTTGGAGCAATTCAAGCCGTTCAACTTGCAAGCCATCTTCTGTGGTCACTTTCACGGGTTTACCGAACGGAAGTTCGGCGCAGCGCCGATCTATACCAATCGCTGTTGCTCCCTGAAGCGCGGGAACCATGATCGTACCAGCGAGAAGGGTTTCTTTATCTGTACCGCCGCGGAGGGCAAGGTCAGCACCCGATTTATCGAGGTGGCCGCCAATAAGCGGTTGTCGGGTTAA